One window of Dermacentor albipictus isolate Rhodes 1998 colony chromosome 9, USDA_Dalb.pri_finalv2, whole genome shotgun sequence genomic DNA carries:
- the LOC135908569 gene encoding phospholipid scramblase 1-like isoform X3 produces the protein MAPGQSSRPTSPGAGPAHPAAGSLRLTSLQRSCRRGSPARGLSWKDRAVTHTMAPGQSSRPTSPGAGPAHPAAVFLPNVLPSEYLVTNAMDQFVFKVTEDDNLLCTGLGPRRAFQMGLHDSRDAEVLRLDRPLRCDSCLCFCCLQKMDVRDQSGATIGSLRMQCTLLFPNFTVLDSHNNAVLLIRGPCCTRAICCDTVKFDIVTMDGVTKIGAITKLWSGSCKEACSIGDSFAVTFPLDLDVKMKAVLLGAVFLLDAIYYEGGDCATCRSCVGQLICKTY, from the exons GCAGTCTGCGGCTGACTAGTCTGCAAAGAAGCTGCCGGAGGGGCTCACCCGCTCGCGGGCTCTCTTGGAAAGACAGAGCTGTCACACACACGATGGCACCAGGGCAGTCATCACGGCCAACATCGCCAGGAGCGGGACCGGCACACCCGGCAGCAG TGTTCTTGCCGAACGTGCTGCCGAGCGAGTACTTGGTGACGAACGCCATGGACCAGTTTGTCTTCAAGGTCACCGAGGACGACAACCTCTTGTGCACGGGCCTGGGCCCCAGGCGGGCCTTCCAGATGGGGCTGCACGACTCCCGCGATGCCGAAGTGTTGCGGCTTGACCGGCCACTTCGATGTGATTCGTGTCTCTGTTTTTGCTGCCTCCAG AAAATGGACGTGCGGGATCAATCAGGTGCAACGATCGGCTCCCTCAGGATGCAGTGCACCCTGCTGTTTCCGAATTTCACAGTGCTGGACAGCCACAACAACGCTGTCCTGCTGATTAGGGGGCCCTGCTGCACACGAGCCATCTGTTGTGATACCGTGAAGTTCGATATCGTAACCATGGACGGAGTCACGAAGATTGGCGCGATAACGAAGCTCTGGAGCGGATCGTGCAAGGAAGCCTGCAGCATAGGCGACAGCTTCGCGGTCACCTTCCCCCTCGATTTGGACGTCAAGATGAAGGCGGTGCTGCTCGGTGCCGTCTTTCTGCTT GACGCCATATACTACGAGGGCGGAGACTGTGCCACGTGCCGGAGTTGTGTCGGTCAGCTAATCTGCAAAACTTATTAA
- the LOC135908569 gene encoding phospholipid scramblase 2-like isoform X1 codes for MAPGQSSRPTSPGAGPAHPAAGSLRLTSLQRSCRRGSPARGLSWKDRAVTHTMAPGQSSRPTSPGAGPAHPAAGGRSRTRTPVVSPPAAGAATHQATGVQMPAIPGCPAGLEYLTQIDHLKVRQSVNLLNMFLPNVLPSEYLVTNAMDQFVFKVTEDDNLLCTGLGPRRAFQMGLHDSRDAEVLRLDRPLRCDSCLCFCCLQKMDVRDQSGATIGSLRMQCTLLFPNFTVLDSHNNAVLLIRGPCCTRAICCDTVKFDIVTMDGVTKIGAITKLWSGSCKEACSIGDSFAVTFPLDLDVKMKAVLLGAVFLLDAIYYEGGDCATCRSCVGQLICKTY; via the exons GCAGTCTGCGGCTGACTAGTCTGCAAAGAAGCTGCCGGAGGGGCTCACCCGCTCGCGGGCTCTCTTGGAAAGACAGAGCTGTCACACACACGATGGCACCAGGGCAGTCATCACGGCCAACATCGCCAGGAGCGGGACCGGCACACCCGGCAGCAGGTGGACGATCGCGGACCCGCACACCCGTAGTGTCGCCGCCGGCCGCCGGAGCGGCCACGCATCAAGCGACCGGAGTTCAAATGCCGGCGATCCCGGGCTGCCCCGCGGGCCTGGAATACCTCACGCAGATCGACCACCTTAAAGTCCGCCAGTCTGTAAATCTCCTCAATA TGTTCTTGCCGAACGTGCTGCCGAGCGAGTACTTGGTGACGAACGCCATGGACCAGTTTGTCTTCAAGGTCACCGAGGACGACAACCTCTTGTGCACGGGCCTGGGCCCCAGGCGGGCCTTCCAGATGGGGCTGCACGACTCCCGCGATGCCGAAGTGTTGCGGCTTGACCGGCCACTTCGATGTGATTCGTGTCTCTGTTTTTGCTGCCTCCAG AAAATGGACGTGCGGGATCAATCAGGTGCAACGATCGGCTCCCTCAGGATGCAGTGCACCCTGCTGTTTCCGAATTTCACAGTGCTGGACAGCCACAACAACGCTGTCCTGCTGATTAGGGGGCCCTGCTGCACACGAGCCATCTGTTGTGATACCGTGAAGTTCGATATCGTAACCATGGACGGAGTCACGAAGATTGGCGCGATAACGAAGCTCTGGAGCGGATCGTGCAAGGAAGCCTGCAGCATAGGCGACAGCTTCGCGGTCACCTTCCCCCTCGATTTGGACGTCAAGATGAAGGCGGTGCTGCTCGGTGCCGTCTTTCTGCTT GACGCCATATACTACGAGGGCGGAGACTGTGCCACGTGCCGGAGTTGTGTCGGTCAGCTAATCTGCAAAACTTATTAA
- the LOC135908569 gene encoding phospholipid scramblase 1-like isoform X2 encodes MAPGQSSRPTSPGAGPAHPAAGGRSRTRTPVVSPPAAGAATHQATGVQMPAIPGCPAGLEYLTQIDHLKVRQSVNLLNMFLPNVLPSEYLVTNAMDQFVFKVTEDDNLLCTGLGPRRAFQMGLHDSRDAEVLRLDRPLRCDSCLCFCCLQKMDVRDQSGATIGSLRMQCTLLFPNFTVLDSHNNAVLLIRGPCCTRAICCDTVKFDIVTMDGVTKIGAITKLWSGSCKEACSIGDSFAVTFPLDLDVKMKAVLLGAVFLLDAIYYEGGDCATCRSCVGQLICKTY; translated from the exons ATGGCACCAGGGCAGTCATCACGGCCAACATCGCCAGGAGCGGGACCGGCACACCCGGCAGCAGGTGGACGATCGCGGACCCGCACACCCGTAGTGTCGCCGCCGGCCGCCGGAGCGGCCACGCATCAAGCGACCGGAGTTCAAATGCCGGCGATCCCGGGCTGCCCCGCGGGCCTGGAATACCTCACGCAGATCGACCACCTTAAAGTCCGCCAGTCTGTAAATCTCCTCAATA TGTTCTTGCCGAACGTGCTGCCGAGCGAGTACTTGGTGACGAACGCCATGGACCAGTTTGTCTTCAAGGTCACCGAGGACGACAACCTCTTGTGCACGGGCCTGGGCCCCAGGCGGGCCTTCCAGATGGGGCTGCACGACTCCCGCGATGCCGAAGTGTTGCGGCTTGACCGGCCACTTCGATGTGATTCGTGTCTCTGTTTTTGCTGCCTCCAG AAAATGGACGTGCGGGATCAATCAGGTGCAACGATCGGCTCCCTCAGGATGCAGTGCACCCTGCTGTTTCCGAATTTCACAGTGCTGGACAGCCACAACAACGCTGTCCTGCTGATTAGGGGGCCCTGCTGCACACGAGCCATCTGTTGTGATACCGTGAAGTTCGATATCGTAACCATGGACGGAGTCACGAAGATTGGCGCGATAACGAAGCTCTGGAGCGGATCGTGCAAGGAAGCCTGCAGCATAGGCGACAGCTTCGCGGTCACCTTCCCCCTCGATTTGGACGTCAAGATGAAGGCGGTGCTGCTCGGTGCCGTCTTTCTGCTT GACGCCATATACTACGAGGGCGGAGACTGTGCCACGTGCCGGAGTTGTGTCGGTCAGCTAATCTGCAAAACTTATTAA